The genomic DNA ACATTCTTTCTGACGGCAATGGGAAGCCGGCCTGACAGTTGGCTTTCAATTTCATTCCTGCCTGCGGCATGAACCTGTCGTTCGAGATCGAGCAGGTTCCATCGCCGGGGAAGGAATCGATTGATGGACTCCTCGTTCTTTCGGAAATACGGAACATAATCCGAAAAATGCCAATGATTTTCCGTGGACCAATACCCGAAATGGCGCAGGATTTCACAGCGGACCCCATCGGCCTGGAAAACATCAGGGTTGTCGGGCAATGAGCGGATTTCGGGGTACATGTCCCGGCCTCGGTGTTTGAGAGACAGGATCCAGGACATGTGGTTGATACCGCCAAACAGGAACTCCACTCCATCTGGAACCGGAGAGTACATGAGTTTGCCCCAGGCATCCGGGCTGTGGGGATGCTCGATCCAAGGGCCGATGCCGAGATACCCGGCCAGTTGGGCGACCGTGTAGGTCACACCGTAGCAGAGACCGATGGAGGCGATCGGCGACGATTTCCTCGCCGCCCAGACCAAGGGCGCCAGAGGATTGGCCTTGTTGATGAACAATGCCTGTGGGCAGACCTCCTCCATGTCACGAAGAATCGAGAGCACCGGCGGGATGTGCCGGAGGGCTCGAAAAATGCCTCCCGGCCCCAATGTATCCCCCACCTCCTGAATGACCCCGTATTTTCGGGGGATATCCATGTCCAGCCGCCACGCATCGAGGCCGCCCACCTGAATGGCGCAAACGACGAAATCCGCTCCACTCAATGCCCGCCGTTGGTCCGTCGTGGCCGTCACCTTGGCTCCCAGGCCATGCTGAGCAATCATCATCCGGGTCAATTGCAGCGTGCGGTCCAAAATTTCCGGGTTGAGATCCTCCAGGACGATTTCGGAATTTTGCAGGCTTTCATGGGCGAACAGGGAAGACAACAATTGCCGGGTGAACATGACGCTCCCCGCGCCGACGATGACGATTCTGGGCATCCGGGCTACTCCCTTTTGGTTTTCAGCACCAAGGCATGGACGGACACCGAGATGATGATGATCAGACCGTAGACGAGCCGGGTCCAGAACCCGGCCAGCCCGGCGGCGACCACGCCGGCCTCGATGATGCCGATGATGATCGAGCCGACTACCGTGCCGTAGATGGTGGCCTTGCCTCCAAAAACCGAGGTGCCGCCGATGAAGACGGAGGCGAAGACCAGGAGCAGGTATCCTTCTCCCTGGGTCGGCCACCAATTGGCCATTTCCAGGCAGATGAGCACCGAGACAAAGGCCGAGAGCCCTCCCATGAGCATGAAGAGGCCGAATCGGGCCTTGTCGACACCAACGCCCATCATCCTGGCGGCCTTGTAATTGTCGCCCAGAAATAGAAGAGCGTCTCCGAAGACATGGCGGTTCAGCACGAACCAGAACGCGACGGCAAGGCCCAGACACCAGAGGGATTGAGCAGGGAAATGCCCCAGGAGTCGGCCGACGAGCACATCATGGGTGATTGTCTCCCGGATGCCCGCGAGATTGAGGGCCAATCCGTCGGCCATGACAATGGCCGCGCCGCGCCAGAAGAATTGTGTGCCAATGGTGGCGATGATGGAAGGCACTCCGATGGTGACCACCAGCAGGCCGTTCAGGAAGCCGGCCCCGACTCCCGTGGCCAAGGCGGCCGCGATTCCCAGAGTCGGGCTGCCCGAAGCATTGAAGACCGCGGAAAACGCCAGCCCGCTGACGGCCATGACCGACGGAAACGACAGGTCCAGTTCGCCGGAGGCCACGCAAAAGGTCAGGCCGATCGCCAGCAGAGCGGTAAAGGGGATCGTGGACAAGAACGAAAAATAGATGCGTGGGCCGAGAAAGGTTTGGGGGCTGGCGGCCATGAAAATCGCCAGAAGTATCGCCAGGAGCGATGTGACGCCGATCTGGGGGGCGTATCGACGAACAAAGACCAAAAGAGTCGGTTGCATCGACGATTCCCTCATGTCGCGGCCTCGACCAGGGCGTGGAGCAGACCGTCCTGGGTGAGATCGGCCTTGCTGTATTCCCCGACATGGACTCCCCGGTCCATGAGGAAAAAACGGTCCGAGGCCATGTAGGCGTGGCCGATGTTGTGGGAGATGAACAGACAGGCCTTGCCTTCCGCCCTGATCTGTCCAATGAAGTCGAGGACCTTGCCCACTTCCTTAAGGGACAGGGCCGTGGTCGGTTCGTCGAGAATGACGATGTCGGCTTGAAAGTGCATGGCCCGCCCGATGGCCAAACCTTGTCTCTCCCCGCCTGAAAGCACCGAGACCTCGGCATCGGCGTCAATGCCGACTCCCCGAAGCCCCAGGCGACCGTTCAGGATATCCAGGGTTTCGGCCCGTTCGCGTCGGACATCGATGAATCCGAGTCTGTTGATCAGGTGGCGGCCCATGAAAATGTTTCTCCAGAGAGGTTGCTTTTCGCCCAGGGAACGCTCCTGGTGGACCGTCTCGATTCCGAGGCTTCTGGCGGCCTTCACCGTGAATCGATGGATGTCGATGGATCGACCTTTGATGCGGATTTCACCGGAATCGGCCTGAAGCACTCCCGAGATGACCTTGACGAGAGTGGACTTCCCGGCCCCGTTGTCGCCAAGAAGGGCCACGACTTCCCCTGGGTGAAGGCGAAAATCGATATGATGAAGGGCGCTCACCCCGTCAAACGACTTGCAGATGTCGCGGAGTTCGAGGATTGGGGGATTTTTTGATTCTTTGGACAAGGGAAGTCGGCTCCGACGAAAAGTGAGGCTGTGATGCTCGCAGGAGCAAAGGGTGGTCCTGGCCGAGACGCGAGCCGGTCGTCAGGTATGGACCGGCTCGCGCAAGGGGGCTCTGTTCCTTTAGCGAAGGCCCTTTTGGGCCAGAGGGGCGATCAAATCAATGTTGTCGGCATGGACGAATCCGGCCCCGGTCTCGATGACCAGACCCGAAAAGCCGAATTTTTTGGTCAGGACGATCTGCAGGACCGGAAGATAGCCCTGCAGGAAGGGCTGGCCGTCGCCGACCAGATCGACGTATCCGCTCTTGATGGCTGCGGCTGTTGCCGGCGACAGGCTGAACCCGCATCCGTAGATGGCATCGGGCTTTATCCCGGCGGCTCGGAAGAAATTCTCGAGCTGTCCGGTCAAGGCCCCGTGATCCATGAACACCACCTTGGTATCGGGATTGGCCGACAGGGCCGCGGTCATGAGAGGGGCGCCAAGAGATGCGTCCTTGTCGATTTCAGGGGTGATTTCCATATAATCCACCGTGAGGCCGGCTTTTTCCAAAGTCTCGACAATGCCGACCGTGGAAAGTCCCCGGGTTGGTTTGCTTTTCAGGCCCCAGACCAGGGCCTTGTCGCCTTGGGTCAGACCGAAACGCCGGATGGCCTCGGAGGCCAGGGCGACTCCCCGGGACATGTTGTCCACTCCGACATAGCCGAATCCCTTGGACTGGTTGGCCGCGGTCAGCATCGGCAATTCCGTGTCGGATGCCGTGACGATGATGCCCATCTTGACGGCTTCATTGACCAACGGGCCATAGGCGTCGTCGCCGGGATGACCCATGACCACGATTCCGTCGGGCTTGGCGGCCATGGATTTCTTGAAGTTTTCGAGCATGGTCTGCGGGTCCCAGTTCGAATAGACGAATTTGACCGTGCAGCCAAGATCGGCCGCGGCCTGGGCGGCCCCATTCTGGACCACGGTGGCGTATGGTTCGCCGACGGCCCCGCCGACATCGAAGTAGACGGTCAGCCCTTTGCCGCTTTGGGCGAGTTTCCCTTCACCCCATGCCGGGCCGACCATCAGTACGCCAAAAAGCAAAATCGCCAACGCTAAACGAATTTGTCCTTTCATTTCAAATTGCTCCATCTGTAAAGGGTGAATTCACGATTCGAGAACTCGGGCGCCGATCAAAGGCTCATTGCCCACCAAGTCAGGTTGTCTGAAGTCGTATAGTTCATCCATCAATTTCCTTGAAATTATTTATTCGGATGGATGTGGCCCGGATGCATCGAGAAAAACGATGGCCAGGACGACTTCGACCGTAGGCAGATATCTTTCCGTGGCATTGAGATGAGCACGAGATGGGCATCGTCAAAGGTTCTTGTCATCGGGCCATGCTCTTCGGCCAGACCTTGACGAGCCTGGTTTTCGTCCCCAATGATGCAACTGGAGCGTACTATCAGCTCATGAGGGGCAACGATGATAAGACTCGTGATGTGCATTGCAATGGCCATCCTCCTGTCCGGCTGCGAGGATACTGATGTGGGCATGGCCATTCAGGCCGGAGCGGACGCGGTCCGGGCGATCACGCTGGACGACGACGATCTGAGGCGGTTGGCCGAGGATATCGCTGCGGAGTCCGACCGCAGGCATGTGATGGCCAGGCCGGATCATCCTCAGGCCAGACGATTGGCCGGATTGACCGACGGTTTGAAAGGGTACCAAGGGCAGGAATTCGACTTCAAGGTCTATCTGTCGCCCACGGTCAACGCCTTTGCCATGGCCGACGGAACCATCAGGATTTATGGCGGTCTGATGGACATGATGACCGATGATGAACTGCTTTTCGTCATCGGCCACGAAATGGGGCATGTCGTTGAAAACCACGTCCGGGAGAAAATTGTCCTGGCCTATGCCGGGAGCGCGGTCCGCAAGGCCATCGCCTCGCAGCAGAACGAGGCCGGGCAGATCGCCAGATCGGTTTTTGGCGCCCTGGCCGAGAGTCTGCTCAATGCCCAGTTTTCACAAAAAGAGGAGCGTGAGGCCGACGATTTCGGGGTCCGTTTTCTGGAGTCGGCGGGCGGGAACAGGCAGGCGGCCGTCTCGGCCCTGACCAAGCTGGCCACATTGGGAGGGGACCATTCCTTTCTGTCAAGTCATCCGGCCCCGGAGGCCCGGGCCAAGAGGCTCCAGGCCAAGCCCGATGATGACGGCCCTCCCAAGAACCGATCTTGGGCTGACCGCTCCCTGGGGTGGTTGAAACGTTTCCTGCTTTAGACGTTGTCTGGGAGTATGAGATGTCGAATGATGACAGACAGCTAAGATGGGGCCATGCCCTGGCCCGGGAGCACGAGCGGCAATGCTGGACCCGAGGCATTCGCATGAGAAAGCCGGTGTTCGTGATTTCGGGAAGCGAGACGACCCTCGGATTCTGGAACGAGAGGCAAAGGACCATCGGCATCTCCTCGCGGCTGATCGAAAGGCACCCTTGGGATTACGTCGTCGAGGTTCTCAAACATGAGATGGCCCACCAGTATGTATCGGAGAATTTGGCCGATGCCGGGCAAAGGCCGCACGGCCCACTTTTCCGTCAAGCCTGCGAACGGTTGGGTGTGCATCCGGCCCTGCAAAGGGCAACATCCAGGGGAAGTGTCGACGACTTGGTAAAGATACTGGATCCGCAGGAAGGGAGAGAGGGCGAGGATGTCATCCGCAGGGTCGAAAAACTCCTCTCCCTGGCCAATTCAGAGAACGAGCACGAGGCCCGGGCCGCTTCGAACAAAGCCTGTCATCTGCTGGCCAAGTACAATTTGAGCGGAATCGGAGCGGCCACAATTCGACCGGCGGCGTACATATCCATTTGCCGGAAAAAGAAGCGGCTGTCGGTCTTCGAGTCCTATCTGGCCTCGGTCCTGATCGAACACTATCATGTGGAGTGCGTCGTCGGCAGTGTCTACGATCCCATGGCCGACGAGAGCTACAGGCGAATTCATGTGTTCGGCCGGCCAGCGTCCCTGAAGGTCGCCGAGCATGTCTACGAGTTTTTGGCCCGGGCGGCCGAACGATGTTGGGACCGGTACAAGCAGACGACCCGGGCGACGTACCGGGCCAAGAAGACATTCATGTTCGGCTTCATCGAGGGCGTGCACACTGCCCATCGGAAGCGGACGCCATCCATGCAGGCCGAACTCGAAAGCGAGCTGAACCTGCCAGTGGTCTCGATGCAGGCGATCATCGAAGGGAACAAGGCGGAGATTCGGGAGGAGGTGCGTCGTCTCTATCCCCGGTTGTCGCGCCGGTCCGTCGACAGCGGCTCGGGGTCGCGGGAGGCCTTCGAGTCTGGCCGTGACGCCGGGCAAAAGGTCCGGATCCGAAAGGGATTGGGAACGAAGGCGACTAGCTCGGGCCGGGCTCTGAACTCATGAACTCAGGCCAGACAGGATAGTTTCGATCAAGGCGTCGATTCCAGGTTGGTCGGAAAGCCCCAGGACCGAGGCCGAACACAGTTGCCGGGCCACGAGGCCGGGCAGAGTGGGAATGATCGTCGTCAGATCGGGAATTCCGTCCAACATGGGAACCGAGGCCCCCTTGGGGGAACGGTTCAGAACCAGAACCTGACGGGCGAGTTCAAGCTCCCTGGCCAGGCGGCCGATGCCGGCCGCAGTCTGCAATCCGCGCAGGCTTGGTTCGCTGACCACCACCAAGCCGTCCACATGGGCCACGGTGCCCCGGCCCAGATGCTCCACCCCGGCCTCGAGGTCGACAAGGACCCACCCTCCGGTTTCGACCACAAGATGGCGTAAAATGGCCTTCAAGAGGGAATTGGCCTCGCAGGCGCAGCCGCCTCCGGCGGCCGTCACCGTTCCCATGACCAGCAAGCGTTTGCGACCAGGTCGGATTCCGGGTTTGGGGTCGTCCCCCAGGGGAAGGTCGACGGCCAGATTGGCCGGCAGGTCGCACACCTCGGGGTTCAGGTTCATCATCCCCCTGCCGATGCGTTCCCGAATGAGGTCTTTTCGGAGAACCAGGGGCTCGGGCAGGTCGCCGGCCTCGAGTCCGCAGGCCTGGCCCAGGGACAGGGCCGTGTCGGCGTCCACCATCCAGACGTCGTGTCCTTGGCGAGCCAGGTAG from Deltaproteobacteria bacterium includes the following:
- the melA gene encoding alpha-galactosidase, translating into MPRIVIVGAGSVMFTRQLLSSLFAHESLQNSEIVLEDLNPEILDRTLQLTRMMIAQHGLGAKVTATTDQRRALSGADFVVCAIQVGGLDAWRLDMDIPRKYGVIQEVGDTLGPGGIFRALRHIPPVLSILRDMEEVCPQALFINKANPLAPLVWAARKSSPIASIGLCYGVTYTVAQLAGYLGIGPWIEHPHSPDAWGKLMYSPVPDGVEFLFGGINHMSWILSLKHRGRDMYPEIRSLPDNPDVFQADGVRCEILRHFGYWSTENHWHFSDYVPYFRKNEESINRFLPRRWNLLDLERQVHAAGRNEIESQLSGRLPIAVRKNVLNAPIIINAMVSGKKVRVNANVPNNGLIANLPDDCIVEVPVYADGTGLHPVAVGALPRQCAALCSTNINVQGLVVEAALERRPEAAMHALSLDPVTATVCTLDQIRAMFDELRHAQRPWLDRWLH
- a CDS encoding ABC transporter permease — its product is MQPTLLVFVRRYAPQIGVTSLLAILLAIFMAASPQTFLGPRIYFSFLSTIPFTALLAIGLTFCVASGELDLSFPSVMAVSGLAFSAVFNASGSPTLGIAAALATGVGAGFLNGLLVVTIGVPSIIATIGTQFFWRGAAIVMADGLALNLAGIRETITHDVLVGRLLGHFPAQSLWCLGLAVAFWFVLNRHVFGDALLFLGDNYKAARMMGVGVDKARFGLFMLMGGLSAFVSVLICLEMANWWPTQGEGYLLLVFASVFIGGTSVFGGKATIYGTVVGSIIIGIIEAGVVAAGLAGFWTRLVYGLIIIISVSVHALVLKTKRE
- a CDS encoding sugar ABC transporter ATP-binding protein, with the translated sequence MSKESKNPPILELRDICKSFDGVSALHHIDFRLHPGEVVALLGDNGAGKSTLVKVISGVLQADSGEIRIKGRSIDIHRFTVKAARSLGIETVHQERSLGEKQPLWRNIFMGRHLINRLGFIDVRRERAETLDILNGRLGLRGVGIDADAEVSVLSGGERQGLAIGRAMHFQADIVILDEPTTALSLKEVGKVLDFIGQIRAEGKACLFISHNIGHAYMASDRFFLMDRGVHVGEYSKADLTQDGLLHALVEAAT
- a CDS encoding peptidase M48, which codes for MIRLVMCIAMAILLSGCEDTDVGMAIQAGADAVRAITLDDDDLRRLAEDIAAESDRRHVMARPDHPQARRLAGLTDGLKGYQGQEFDFKVYLSPTVNAFAMADGTIRIYGGLMDMMTDDELLFVIGHEMGHVVENHVREKIVLAYAGSAVRKAIASQQNEAGQIARSVFGALAESLLNAQFSQKEEREADDFGVRFLESAGGNRQAAVSALTKLATLGGDHSFLSSHPAPEARAKRLQAKPDDDGPPKNRSWADRSLGWLKRFLL
- a CDS encoding DUF2786 domain-containing protein, producing MSNDDRQLRWGHALAREHERQCWTRGIRMRKPVFVISGSETTLGFWNERQRTIGISSRLIERHPWDYVVEVLKHEMAHQYVSENLADAGQRPHGPLFRQACERLGVHPALQRATSRGSVDDLVKILDPQEGREGEDVIRRVEKLLSLANSENEHEARAASNKACHLLAKYNLSGIGAATIRPAAYISICRKKKRLSVFESYLASVLIEHYHVECVVGSVYDPMADESYRRIHVFGRPASLKVAEHVYEFLARAAERCWDRYKQTTRATYRAKKTFMFGFIEGVHTAHRKRTPSMQAELESELNLPVVSMQAIIEGNKAEIREEVRRLYPRLSRRSVDSGSGSREAFESGRDAGQKVRIRKGLGTKATSSGRALNS
- a CDS encoding carbon monoxide dehydrogenase, which produces MKLAFAGKGGVGKTTICAWIGDYLARQGHDVWMVDADTALSLGQACGLEAGDLPEPLVLRKDLIRERIGRGMMNLNPEVCDLPANLAVDLPLGDDPKPGIRPGRKRLLVMGTVTAAGGGCACEANSLLKAILRHLVVETGGWVLVDLEAGVEHLGRGTVAHVDGLVVVSEPSLRGLQTAAGIGRLARELELARQVLVLNRSPKGASVPMLDGIPDLTTIIPTLPGLVARQLCSASVLGLSDQPGIDALIETILSGLSS